The following is a genomic window from Mycolicibacterium sp. TY81.
ACGCCTTCTACTTCGGCGTCCTGCCGGTGCTCTCGGAGACCGCGAGCCACTACGGGATCAGCGCCGCCGAGATGGCGCGGGCCTCGATCACCGGCCAGCCGTTCCACATGCAGAGCCCACTGGTGCCGGCGATCCTGCTGCTGGTCGCGCTGGCCGGCGTCGGGCTCGCCGACCATCACAAGAAGGTGTTGTGGCGTGCGGCGGTGGTGTCGCTGGTAATGCTGGTGGTGGGCGTCGCTCTCGGCCAGATACCGCTCTGACGCGCCGATCCGCGGCCGATCCGTCGTCGACAGCGATAGCCTCGACCCTCATGCCGAGGATCCGATTACGCACCCAGATCCTCATCCTGCAGATGGTGATCGTGACCGCCAGCCTGGCCGCCGGTTTCGGCATCATCATCCACCGCACCGACACGCAGACCCGGACCGAATTCGCGCGCCGCGCCCAGGCCATCGCCGAGACGGTGGCCTCGGATCAGGAGGTCCAGGCCGGTGCCGCCGCCCAATCCGCGGCGCGTCGGGCCGGGCACCCGGCTTCGGCCGCCGAGCTGGCCGCCGCCCCGCTGCAACGGCAGGCCGCGGCCATCACCGCCCGGACCGGAGTGCTGTTCGTGGTGATCGCCGATGACGCCGGCTACCGCATCGCACATCCAGACCCGACCCAGCTGGATCGGCCCCTGAGCACCGACCCGTCCGCCGTTCTCGGTGGCGCGTCCGAACTGACCGTGCAGCAGGGCACTCTCGGCGATTCGGTCCGCGCCAAGGCACCGATCCGCGGTCCAGACGGCGCGGTCGTGGGCCTGGTCAGTGTCGGCGTGGCGATGGATACCGTCAATCAGGCCACCCACCGCACCCTGATGCTGCTGATCACGTTGGTGGCGGTTGCGCTGACGGTTGGGGCGATCGGGTCGGCGCTGTTGACCAGGCGCTGGCGCCGCCTCACCCTGAGCCTGGAGCCCGAGGAGATGGCCGAGCTGATCCGCGAGCAGGATGCGGTGCTGCATTCGGGCGCCGAGGGCGTCGTCGCGATCGACGCGGACGGCATCGCCCGGGTGATCAACGAGCGGGCGCGGGAGTTGCTCGGCATCACCGCCGCACCGGGGACGCCGCTCAGCGAGCTGGGTCTGACTCCCCGCGTCTCGGCGGTCGCAGCGGAGCCGACGACGGTGCCGGTGGCCGCGGCCGTCAACGAACGTGTGGTGCTGGTGTCGTCCCGGCGCGTGCACCGCGGCGGCACCGACCTGGGCACCGTGCTGACCGCCGTGGACCGTACCGACATCGAGGCGCTCACCCGGGAGTTGGACTCGGTGCAGGCGATGAGCTCGGCGCTACGGGCACAGCGCCATGAGTCGGCGAACCGTCTGCACGTGGTGTCAGGCCTGCTCCGCGACAATCGGACGGCCGAGGCGCTGAGGTACTTGGACGAGATCACCGGCCGAGCCGGCGTGGCCCCGGTGCCGGGTCTGGAACGCCTGGACGAGCCGCATCTGCGGGCATTCGTCGGCGCGAAGGCCGCCCGTGCGCACGAGCGCGGCGTCGTGCTGCGGGTGGGCGAGGAGACGGCGCTGGTCGGCACGCTCGCCCACCCGGTGGACACCACCACGGTCGTCGGGAATCTGCTCGACAACGCGATCGACGCGGCAGCCGAGAACGCGGCGCCGGGCGCGCGCGTCCCGGCGGTGGAATTGGATCTGCTGCGCGACGGGCATGATCTGGTGATCGTGGTGACGGATACCGGGCCCGGGTTCACCGTCGATGACCCCTTCCTCGAAGGAGTTACGACGCGATCCGACCCGACGGTGCCGGGTGGGCGCGGGATGGGTCTGGCCATCGCACGGCAGGTGGCGCGCGGACATGGTGGCGACGTCACCATCGCCGCGCGCGGCGGCACGGACGGCGCGCCGACCACGGTGCTGGCGACGATTCCGGGAGGTGTTGTGGGCGATGACGCGTGAGCTGCGAATCCTGGTGGTGGACGACGACTTTCGGGTGGCCGCATTGCACGCCTCGGTGGTCGATTCGATGGTCGGATTGGTCACGGTCGGCTCGGCGCGAACCATCGCGGAAGCCAGGACGATCGTGGCCGGCGCCGACGCGGCGCAGGCGCCGGTGGATCTCGCGCTCGTCGACGTCTACCTGCCGGACGGCTCCGGCATCGACCTGGTGCGCAGCCTGCGCTGCGACGCCTTCATCCTGGGTGCCGCGGACGATGCGGCCAGCATCCGCGCCGGGCTCGCCGCGGGCGCCCTCCACTACCTGATCAAGCCGTTTCCGAACACCGAGTTGGCGCGGCGCCTGGCCGCATACACGGCGTACCGGCGGATCCTCGATGGCCCGCACCTGACCCAGGAGCAGGTGGACTCGGCGGTCTCGGTGCTGCGGTCCGAGCGGCCGGCCACCAAGAAGGACGACGGTGTCTCGCTGACCGAGCGCCTGATCGTGGACGCGCTCCGCGCGGCGGGTGAACCACTGCTGGCCGACGAGATCGCGCAACTGGTGGGCGTCTCCCCCGCGACCGCGCGGCGCTACCTCGCGGATCTGGTGCGGGCCGGCGCCCTCACGATGGGCCTGCAGTACGGCTCTACCGGCCGTCCTCGTCAGCGCTACTCCCCTGCGTGAGCAGGTGACTGGCCTTCAGCCCTGATCCGGTGAGGACGGCGAACGGCTGTCCTCACCAATGTCCGGGATCGCTTTCAGCACTTGATAATCCCGCATCGGCGTCCGGTGGCTCCGCAGAGGACGATGTCGAAGTCTCGCGGAGCCATGGCCCGAAAACTACCTTCACACTTCGACCAGAATTGCATATGACGCAAATCATCGTCAGATTCGGCGGACCGGCGTAGCCGAATCTGATTAGGGCGTCGGCACCTCGGCTCGGCTCA
Proteins encoded in this region:
- a CDS encoding ATP-binding protein — its product is MPRIRLRTQILILQMVIVTASLAAGFGIIIHRTDTQTRTEFARRAQAIAETVASDQEVQAGAAAQSAARRAGHPASAAELAAAPLQRQAAAITARTGVLFVVIADDAGYRIAHPDPTQLDRPLSTDPSAVLGGASELTVQQGTLGDSVRAKAPIRGPDGAVVGLVSVGVAMDTVNQATHRTLMLLITLVAVALTVGAIGSALLTRRWRRLTLSLEPEEMAELIREQDAVLHSGAEGVVAIDADGIARVINERARELLGITAAPGTPLSELGLTPRVSAVAAEPTTVPVAAAVNERVVLVSSRRVHRGGTDLGTVLTAVDRTDIEALTRELDSVQAMSSALRAQRHESANRLHVVSGLLRDNRTAEALRYLDEITGRAGVAPVPGLERLDEPHLRAFVGAKAARAHERGVVLRVGEETALVGTLAHPVDTTTVVGNLLDNAIDAAAENAAPGARVPAVELDLLRDGHDLVIVVTDTGPGFTVDDPFLEGVTTRSDPTVPGGRGMGLAIARQVARGHGGDVTIAARGGTDGAPTTVLATIPGGVVGDDA
- a CDS encoding response regulator codes for the protein MTRELRILVVDDDFRVAALHASVVDSMVGLVTVGSARTIAEARTIVAGADAAQAPVDLALVDVYLPDGSGIDLVRSLRCDAFILGAADDAASIRAGLAAGALHYLIKPFPNTELARRLAAYTAYRRILDGPHLTQEQVDSAVSVLRSERPATKKDDGVSLTERLIVDALRAAGEPLLADEIAQLVGVSPATARRYLADLVRAGALTMGLQYGSTGRPRQRYSPA